The DNA sequence CCTCGCCGAGGCCCCGGGTCTGGCGCCGCAGCCGGCGGCTGACGAGGGCCGCGCCGCCGGTGCCGAGGAGCAGGGCGCCGGTCGCCGCGCCGAGGAGCAGGGGCAGCTGGCCCTCGACCCCGTCGCCGACGTTCTCGACCTCGATGCCGGTGGCGACGAGGCCGACCACCGCGCCCGCGGAGTCCCGTACGGGGACCACGGCGCGGACCACGTCGCTCGGCTTCCCCTCGAACGTCTCGGTGAAGGCCTGACCGGCCGCGGCGCGCGAAAGGTCGCCGGTGGCGCGCTGTCCGATCAGCTCGGGGCGGGAGTCGGTGTACCGGATCCCGTCGGTGGTCATGACGGCGATGAAATCGACGCCCGAGGCCCGGCGGGCGCCCTCGGCCAGCGGCTGGAGCACGGCGGTGGGGTCGGGGGATTCCAGGGCCGCCGGGAGGCCGGGGGCGTGTGCGAAGGCCTCGGCGGCGGCGAGGGAGCGGTTACGGGCGTCGCGCTGGCTGTCGTACCGGGCCTGGAAGAACAGGGCCGTGGCGGCGGCCGTGATCAGCACCAGCACGAGGACGGCCTGGAGGGCGAAGACCTGGCCGGCGACGCTGCGGGCGCCGAGCGAGAGGTGCGCGAACAGCCGGGAGCGTCCGGTCCCGGTTCCGGGTGGGGACCCGTCCTCGGGCGGGGGCCTGTCCTCGGGCGCTCCCTCGGAGCCCCTGGCTAGCCCAAAACGTCCGGTCATGAGCCATTTCTAACACTGTCGACGGGGTTTGGGGGAGGCCCTGGGGGCCCTGGTGAGGTAGCGGCCGCACGGTACGCCCGGGGGCTCGTGCCGACGTACGAGACGAAGTGCTGGCGGAAGGTGACCTCGCTGGCGAATCCGGCCCGCCGGGCCACCTCGGTGACCGGATGATCGGTGCGCTCCAGCAGTTTTCGGGCTTCGTCCAGACGGTGGCCCAGGAGCCATTTGTGCGGGGTGGTGCCGGTGGCGGCGGCGAAGTGCCGGGCGAAGGAACGCGGCGACATCCCGGCCCACCGGGCCAGGGTGGCCACGTCCAGCGCCTCGTGCAGCCGCCCGAGCGCCCGCTCCCGTACGAGTGCCAGGGCCTCGGCGGTCCGGTCGGCGACCGGGGTCGGGCGGTCCAGGTACTGGGCGTGCTCGCCGGTGCGGAAGGGGCCGGTCACCATCGAGCGGGCGATGGCGGCGGCCGCCTCGGAGCCGTGGGCCTCGCGGACCAGGTGCAGGCAGAGGTCGATTCCGGAGGCGACCCCGGCGGAGGTCCACAGCCCGTCGTCCCCGACGTAGAGCGGGGCCTCCTCGACGCGCACGGCGGGGTACCGGCCGGCCAGCGCCGGGGCCAGGGACCAGTGGGTCACGGCCCGGCGGCCCGCCAGCAGCCCTGCCTCGGCGAGGATGAAGGCGCCGGCGCACAGGGCGGCCACCGGGATGCCCCGGGCGTGGACGTCCCGCAGGGCGGCCAGGACCGCCTCGGGCGTCCGGTCGCCGGGCCGCTCCAGCGCGGGGACCACGACGAGGTCGGCACGGGTGAGCCAGTCGAGCCCACGGTCGGGAGTCAGGGTCAGCCCGCCGGGAAGCGGGATCGGGCCCGCGTCGAGGGCGCACCGCCGCAGCTCGAAGCCCGGCACCCCGAGATGGCCGCGGT is a window from the Streptomyces sp. NBC_01244 genome containing:
- a CDS encoding GlxA family transcriptional regulator, whose product is MHRVAIVAQPGIRAFDLAVITEVWGPDRGHLGVPGFELRRCALDAGPIPLPGGLTLTPDRGLDWLTRADLVVVPALERPGDRTPEAVLAALRDVHARGIPVAALCAGAFILAEAGLLAGRRAVTHWSLAPALAGRYPAVRVEEAPLYVGDDGLWTSAGVASGIDLCLHLVREAHGSEAAAAIARSMVTGPFRTGEHAQYLDRPTPVADRTAEALALVRERALGRLHEALDVATLARWAGMSPRSFARHFAAATGTTPHKWLLGHRLDEARKLLERTDHPVTEVARRAGFASEVTFRQHFVSYVGTSPRAYRAAATSPGPPGPPPNPVDSVRNGS